The sequence CCACGCGGTTGACCACGAATGCTTTGATTGCTGCGGCGTTTGCGGTGGGTTTCTTGAACCAGAAGCCGATGAGCAGGTAAGACGCTAGGCCTACCCCTTCCCAACCGAAGAACATCTGCACCAGATTGTCTGCCGTTACGAGCATCAGCATCGCGAAGGTGAACAGGCTGAGGTAAGCGAAGAAGCGCGGCTGATCCGGGTCTTCCTCCATATAGCCCCAGCTATATAGATGGACGAGCGCAGAGACGGTGTTGATAACCACCAGCATCACTGCGGTTAGCGTATCGACACGCAAGGCCCAATCGAACTCCAACCCGCCGGAGCGGACCCATTGAAGGACTGTGACGACTTCAGCGGTGTTAGCACCGGTGAGGAAGCCAAGGAAAATCTGCCAGCTAAGGCCAGCGGCCACAAACAGCGAACCGGTTGTGATGGTTTTGACAACCGTATTGCCCAGCGCGCGATTGCCGAGCCCGCCGATAATGGCGGCCAGCAGCGGCGCGAAGACGATGATCAGGATTGAAGTGGACAAAAGGTCAGCCCTTCATCTGGTTGACATCGTCAACGGCAATGGTGCCGCGACCACGGAAGTAGATCACGAGGATAGCAAGCCCGATAGCGGCCTCTGCCGCAGCAACGGTCAGCACGAACATGGCAAAAACCTGTCCGGTCAGATCACCAAGGAAGGCGCTGAATGCGACCAGATTGATGTTCACGGCCAGCAGGATGAGTTCGATTGCCATCAGAATGACGATCACATTCTTGCGGTTCAGGAAGATGCCAAGCACGCCCAGCACGAAAAGGATCGAGCTGACGACGACATAATGTTCGATGCCGATCATAGTTTGATCCCCTTCCCGATTTCAGGTTGCGTATTGACCGTCGCGTCTTGCGGACGGCGCTGGTTCTGTTTGCTGATGTTCTGGTGCGCACGATCGGGAACGTTGCTCACCCGGTCACGGTGGGTCAGCACGATGGCGCCGATCATCGCGACCAACAGGATGATGCCCGCAGTCTCGAACAAGAACAGGTACTTGCCGTACAGCAGCCCGCCGATACTCTCGATGTTGCTGCGTCCGATCAATTCAGGTGCCGCGCCGTCGGGTGTGCCCAGGCTAAGCGAACCGGCTTGATACGCGCCAATGCCCAGCACCAATTCAGCAAGCAATATTGCCGCGATCAGAATACCCAGCGGGAAATTTTTGATGAACCCTGCCCGCATTTCGGCAAAGTCGATGTCCAGCATCATCACTACGAACAAGAACAACACTGCGACCGCGCCGACATAGACAATCACCAGCAGCATCGCGATGAATTCGGCGCCGACAAGCACCATCAGACCCGCGGCGTTAAAGAAAGCCAGAATCAGCCACAGCACACTGTGAACGGGATTGCGCGACATGATCGTCAAAACGCCGGAGGCGATGACGAATGTGGCAAACATGTAAAAGGCGAAAGTGAGTATCATAAGCCCCGTCGTTAAGTTGTCGCGCGCCTAGCGGTAGGGAGCGTCGGCTTCAAGGTTTGCGGCGATTGCCCGCTCCCACTTGTCCCCGTTCGCAAGCAGCTTGGCTTTGTCATAAAGCAGTTCTTCGCGTGTTTCGGTCGCATATTCGAAATTCGGACCCTCAACTACAGCATCCACCGGGCAGGCTTCTTGGCAGAAACCGCAATAGATGCATTTGGTCATGTCGATATCGTAGCGCGTTGTCCGGCGGCTGCCGTCTTCGCGCGGCTCGCTCTCAATGGTGATCGCCTGCGCCGGGCAAACGGCCTCGCATAGCTTGCAAGCAATGCAACGCTCTTCCCCATTGGGATAGCGGCGCAGCACATGCTCACCGCGAAAACGCGGGCTCAGCGGGTTCTTCTCGAACGGATAGTTGATCGTCACCTTGGGCTTGAAGAAATACTTCAACGTCAGCGCATGCGCCTTGAGGAATTCCCACAGTGTGAAGCTTTTGATGAGGTGTGCGACGGTGCTCATGGTTTGAAGTGCCCCGTTGCCATCAGATAGCCGCTGATCACGACGATGAAGAAGATGCTCATCGGCAGGAAAACTTTCCAACCGAGGCGCATGAGTTGGTCGTAGCGGTAGCGCGGTACGGTCGCCATGACCCAGCTGAACAGGAAGAAGAAGAAGAACGTCTTGCCCAGCAGCCAGATGATGCCCGGCACAGCGTAAAGCGGCTCCCAATCAACCGGGGGCAACCAGCCACCGAAGAACAGGATCGCGTTGAGCACGCACATCAGCAGGATGTTGGCATATTCGCCCAGCCAGAACAGCGCGAAGCTCATTGAGCTATATTCGGTCTGGTAACCGGCGACGAGCTCGCTCTCCGCCTCGGTCAGATCGAACGGCACGCGTGCGGTTTCCGCCAGTGAGGAAATGAAGAACATCACCCACAGCGGGAACAGCAGCGGGTGGAACACGAAGCCGTTGAGGAAGCCGAAGATGTTACCCTTCTGCGCCAAAACGATCTCATTCAAATTGAACGATCCAGCGAACAGCACCACGCAGACGAGGATGAAGCCAATCGAGACTTCATAAGAAATCATCTGAGCTGCAGCTCGCATCGCACTGAAGAACGGGTATTTCGAGTTGGAAGCCCAACCCGCAATCACCACGCCGTAAACGCTCAGCGAACTGATCGCGAGAACATACAGCAGGCCGACATTGATGTTTGCCAGCACCGCCGTCTCGCTGAACGGAATCACCGCCCAAGCCAGAAGCGCCACAGAGAATGTCAGGATCGGAGCGATCAGGAACAGGCCCTTATTCGCCGCGCTCGGGATGATGGTTTCCTGCAGGAATACCTTCAGGCCGTCAGCAAAGCTCTGCAACACGCCAAACGGTCCGACCACATTGGGCCCGCGCCGCAAATTGATCGCCGCCCATACCTTACGGTCGACATAAATGATCATCGCCACCGACAACATCAGCGGCAAGGCGATCAGAAGAATGCCAGCGATGGTCGCCGTGAACCAAGCGGCTTCATAAGACATGCCGATATTTACGAAGAATTCGGTCATTCCGCAGCCTCCGCGAAGTCTTCGCCGTGGACCAGTTCCGCCGAGCAGCGCTGCATCGTCGGGCTGGAGCGGGCAATCGGGTTGGTCAAATAGAAGTCTGCAATCGGATAGCCAGCGATCGAACCTTCTGCCTTCGCCTTCTTATCCGCAGCCGGCAGCGCGCCGTAATTCGCGAGACCCTCCACGCCCAAATCAGGCACTGCCTTGATCATTTTGGCGCGGAGTTCGGCAAAGCTGTCGAAGCCGACTTCAACGCCAACCGCATCGGCAAGCGCGCGCAGGATGGTCCAGTCTTCACGGGCATCGCCCGGTCCGAACACAGCCTTTTCGGCATATTGCACGCGGCCTTCAGTGTTGACGTAAGTGCCGTCTTTTTCGGTATAGGCCGCTGCAGGCAGGATGATATCCGCCGCATGCGCGCCTTTGTCGCCGTGATGGCCGATATAGACCTTCAGAGCATCGCCAAACTGCGCGAAATCCATTTCGTCAGCACCGAGCGAGAACAGCAGCTTCGGCTTCTTCGCCACGATATCAGCGATGCCGCCCTTTTGAGCGTAACCAAGCATCAAGCCGCCCATCCGCGCCGCCGAGAAATGCAGAACGTTGAAGCCATTCCAACCGTCACCCACGAGCTTGAACTTCTCAGCCAGCGCGAGTGCCGGAGCAAGTGCGCCATTGGCGAGCCCTGCCCCGCCGAGAATAATCGCCGGACGTTCCGCGCCCTTGAACGCATCAGCCGCAGCCTTGGGCAATTTGCCCAGCACGCTGAGATCTTCGCCCAGGAAAGTCGCCGGATATGTGGTGTCCCACTCGGGGCCGACCACAAACACCTTTGCGCCGCGCTTCACAGCCTTGCGAATGCGGACATTCACCAGTGGAGCCTCATGACGGATTTGGCTGCCGACGATCAGGATCGCATCGGCGGTTTCGATTTCAGCGAATGTCGTGTTGAAATTGACCGCAGCCAAGTTCGACACATCATACTTCATGCCGGTCTGACGGCTCTCAAGCAATTTCGAGCCCATCGCGCTGAGCAGCGACTTGGCCGCGAACATTGTTTCGCAATCGACCATATCGCCGGCAATCGCAGCAACGCTCTTGCCCGCTTTGATCTTCGCGATCGCCTTAAACGCATCATCCCAGCCTGCTTCGACAAGCTTGCCGGACTTACGGATGAATACCTTGTCGAGGCGGCGGCGCGTCAGGCCATCGACCTGATAGCGCGTCTTGTCCGAAATCCACTCTTCATTGACGTCGTCATTGATGCGCGGAAGCACCCGCATCACTTCGCCGGAGCGGCTGTCGATACGGATATTCGCGCCGACTGCATCGGTCACATCAATGCTGAGCGTCTTCTTCAGCTCCCAAGGACGCGCCTCGTAAGCATAGGGCCGTGATGTGAGCGCGCCCACAGGACACAGATCGATCACATTAGCGCTCAGTTCATGCTCGGCAGCCTGTTCCAGATAGGTGGTGATCTGCATGCTTTCACCGCGATAGAGCGCGCCGATTTCGTCCACGCCAGCGACTTCTTCACTGAAGCGCACGCAGCGGGTGCAATGGATGCAGCGGGTCATGATCGTTTTGATCAATGGCCCCATGTATTTTTCGGTCACCGCGCGCTTATTCTCGTCATAGCGCGAAGAACCACGGCCATAGGCGACGGCCTGATCCTGCAGATCGCACTCGCCGCCCTGATCACAAATCGGGCAATCGAGCGGATGGTTGATGAGCAAAAGCTCCATCACCCCTTCGCGGGCTTTCTTGACCATCGCGCTATCAGTGCGGATTTCCTGACCTTCAGTGGCCGGAAGTGCGCAGGATGCCTGCGGCTTTGGCGGTCCTGGCTTCACTTCGACCAGGCACATGCGGCAATTGCCAGCAATGCTCAGCCGCTCGTGATAGCAGAAACGCGGAATTTCCTTGCCGGCCAGCTCCGCCGCCTGGAGCACGGTTGCACCAGCGGGAACTTCGATTTCCTGGCCGTCTACTGTGACTTTGGGCATGGGCTTCCTGTTACGCTAGCCATGGCGCCCCAATGCGAAAACGGGAGCGACCTTCTTTGCCGGTTGTCTCTGTAGAAGAGTCCCCCGACTTGCAACCCGTTTCCACCCCTAAATCACACAAAAAAGGGGCCGTTTGACAACAGTGCCCCGCGCTGATTTACGATAGGGCTGGCTTTCAACCCGGGAGGTTGGAAATCCGGTGCCATTCGTAAAGCGCGGTCGAGATTGTCGCGCGCTGAAATGCCGACGGAACTTTTGTTGGCGTAGACTTCACACCGCACATCGGCGTTTCGGAATACAACCGGTCTAGCGCGGCACCTTCTTCCTGGGAGCCGACAGTCGTATCCAGAACCGCCATAGCGAGGTCGGGTGACAGCACTGAAACACATCGTCCAATCGTAAAGACCGAAACACCTTCCTCGCCGCCCATAAAGAAGTAGCGCGCTGCGCCCATGTTCACGGGCTTGGGAAGAATTGATTGATCCGCACGGTCGAGCGATTGCAAGTAACGCTCGCTCATCGCAGCATTTACGAAAAACGGGATCGCAGGCTTGTCCGATTTCACGCAAAAGCTGTTGCCCTTGCGCATTCCTTTCATGAGCCGGTCATACTCATCAACCTTGGCGAAGCTGCCATCGACCATTGTGGTCAAATCATTGCCTTCGGTTCCGGTCACGCAATCGGATATCTCAAGCCCCCGACTGTAGGATTCGATGGCTGCCTCGGGCTTTTCGAAGGCAACGTCCAAGCTGTAACCTCGGACGAAATCCAATCCAGAACCGATCCGCCTGCTCGGGTCCACTCGCGTTGAGCCCGAGCCAGATGAGCTCCCCGATGGCGGGGGTTGTGATTGGCTCTGTGCCAGAGCCGGTGCGCTTATTGTCAACGATGCGCCTGCGAGAATTATACTTAAAGAACGGACGTTCATTGTCGCCTCCCCATTTTTCTTTGAATGGCGAGAGCAGTACACGGTTGCGCGCGTGGCCTCAAACCTCAAATCGCTGATTGGGGCTTTTGGCGCGCGGATGAGCACGCTTTGACCTATTCACCCCCGTCATCGCCCCCTGACCAACCGGTTCGGCCATTGCGCCAGCGCCGGCGGATGTCCCAAGCCACAAACGTACCTCCGCAGAGAAGGAGCGCGCCATATGCGATGAATTCCAGGGTTTCGTCGCTCACTCAGCCGCTTCTGCGTATTCCGCATCGCGCTCAGTAATTCGGCGCTCCATCTCTGGCCGGAAGTGTTTGATCAGACCTTGAATTGGCCATGCAGCGGCATCGCCCAAAGCGCAGATTGTGTGGCCTTCGACTTGCTTAGTAACTTCATACAGCATATCGATTTCAGCGATTTCGGCATCACCTTCACGCAGGCGCTCCATCACGCGCCACATCCAGCCAGTACCTTCACGGCAAGGGGTGCATTGGCCGCAGCTTTCGTGCTTGTAGAAATAGCTGAGACGGCTGATCGCGCGGACGATGTCGGTGGATTTATCCATCACGATGACTGCCGCTGTACCGAGGCCGGAGCCAACTTCTTTCAGCCCGTCGAAATCCATCGGGGCGTTCATGATTTCATCCGCCGGGACGAGCGGAACCGACGAACCGCCGGGGATTACTGCAAGCAGATTATCCCATCCGCCGGTGATGCCGCCGCAATGTTTCTCGATCAATTCCTTGAACGGGATGCCCATTTCTTCTTCGACGACGCATGGCTTTTCGACATGGCCGCTGATCTGGAACAGTTTCGTGCCGTGATTGCCCTCTCGGCCGAAGGAGCTGAACCAGCTCGCACCGCGTCGCAGGATTGTAGGCACAACGGCGATACTTTCGACATTGTTGACCGTGGTCGGGCAGCCATAAAGACCAGCGCCTGCCGGGAATGGCGGCTTCAGGCGGGGCTGGCCCTTTTTGCCTTCGAGGCTTTCGATCATCGCGGTCTCTTCGCCGCAAATGTAAGCGCCCGCACCGCGGTGCATATAGACGTCGAAATCATAGCCTGACTTCGCGGCATTCTTGCCGAGCAGTCCGGCGGCATAAGCCTCGTCGATTGCGGCCTGTAGCGTTTCGGCTTCGCGGATATATTCGCCGCGAATGTAAATGTAGGCAGCGCGCGCTCGCATAGCGTAACCGGCGACCAATGCGCCTTCAATCAGCTTATGCGGATCGTGGCGGATAATCTCGCGGTCCTTGCACGAACCGGGCTCGGATTCGTCGGCGTTAATGACGAGGAAGCTTGGACGGCCATCCTTGCTTTCTTTCGGCATGAAGGACCACTTCATGCCGGTAGGGAAGCCAGCCCCGCCCCGCCCGCGTAGGCCAGATACCTTCATTTCGTCGATGATGGAATCGTGACCCTTGGAGATTAAATCCTTGGTTTTGTCCCAATCACCGCGCTTCTGCGCGGCCTTCAGGCCCCAGTCCTGGAAGCCGTAGAGATTGGTAAAAATGCGGTCTTTATCAGCGAGGGCCATTACCAAGCCTTCCGGTAATCGTGATTGGCGTCGACCATTTCCTTGAGCGTTGTCGGGCCGCCGCTTGGCTCGGAGGTCTTGCGCCCCGGTTCCTGCGTGCCTTCTTTCGGCTCTTTGCCATCCGCCAGCGCATCGAGAACGGCGTCGAGGCGTTCTACGGTCAAATCTTCGTAGTTGCCGTCGTTGATCTGGACCATCGGCGCGGTGGCGCAATTGCCCATGCATTCGACCTCGGTCAGCGTCCACATGCCGTCATCGGTCGTGTGGCCAATTTCCATGCCGCGCTTCTTGCAGGCGGACATGATATCGTCCGATCCGCGCAGCATGCAAGGCGTGGTGCCGCAAACTTGCACATGGAATTTGCCTACTGGAACAAGGTTGTACATGAAGTAAAACGTCGCAACTTCGAGCACGCGGATTACCGGCATATCAAGCTCGCGTGCGATGAATTCCATCACCGGCAGCGGCAACCAGCCCTGCGTGCCCGTTTCCTCACCAACCTGCCGCTGAGCAAGATCAAGAAACGGCATCACAGCCGATTTTTGGCGACCATCGGGATAAGACGCGACGAATTTCTTGGCCTTGGCTGCATTGGCCTTGGTCCATTTGAAATCACCCCATCGCTCGCGCAATTCAGGTGTGTCAGGTGCGAGTTGGCGATCAGCCATTGTTTATACTCTCGTTCCATTCGTTCTTGGCGTCCAAGAATTTCCCAATATGATGTGCGGCCAAACCGAAAGAAAGTAGTCCGCCGATAACAGCAATCGTAATTCTAACTGGAGGGATGGGGTCAAAAGCAGCCAAGGTGACTATCATCAAGAATAACGGCACTAAGGCGAAAAAACTTGAAATCGTGTAATAGCTGGGCTCGACATCGAAGAAGCCATCATTGTGTCCGCGCACGTCATCGTAAATATATTGATCATATCTTTTGATCAAACTCACCGGTCACACTCCCCGAACACCACGTCGATTGCGCCGAGGATGGCGGCTGCGTCGGGTAGCATGTGGCCGCGGCACATGAAGTCCATCGCTTGCAAGTGACTGAAGGCTGTCGGGCGGATTTTGCAGCGATAGGGTTTGTTGCTGCCATCGGCCACCAGATAAACGCCGAACTCGCCCTTGGGGCTTTCGGTTGCGACATACACTTCACCGGCGGGCACTTTGAAGCCTTCGGTGTAGAGTTTGAAGTGGTTGATCAGCGCTTCCATCGACTGCTTCATCTCGCCGCGTTTGGGCGGGGAGACCTTCGTGTCATCGCTGGCAATCGCGCCTTCGGGCATCTCGGCAAGGCATTGCTTGATGATGCGGGCCGACTGTTTCACTTCTTCAACGCGGACCATGAAGCGGTCATAGCAATCGCCATTTGTGCCAACCGGCACTTCAAAGTCCATGCGGTCATAAACGTCGTAGGGCTGCGATTTGCGCAAATCCCATGCGACGCCGCTGCCGCGTAGCATTGGGCCGGAGAAGCCCCAGGCAATCGCATCTTCTTTTTCGACGACAGCGATGTCGACATTACGCTGCTTGAAGATGCGGTTGTCGATCACCAGGCTCATCGCGTCGCCGAACAGTTCGGGCAAACGGCCATCGACCCAGTCGCCAATGTCAGTGAGCAGTTTTAGCGGTACATCCTGATGGACGCCGCCGGGACGGAAGTAAGCGCTGTGCATCCGAGCACCGGACGCACGCTCGAAGAAGTTCATGCAATCTTCGCGAAGTTCGAAAACCCACAGGTTCGGCGTCATCGCGCCGACATCCATCACATGCGCACCAATGTTGAGCATGTGGTTGGAAATGCGCGTCAATTCGGCGAACAACACCCGCAAATATTGCGCGCGGATCGGGACTTCGACATTCAGCAGCTTCTCGATTGCGAGAACGTAGCTGTGTTCCTGACATAGCGGCGAGCAGTAATCGAGCCGGTCGAAATAGGGCAGCGCTTGCAGATAGGTCTTATGCTCGATCAGCTTTTCGGTGCCACGGTGCAGCAGGCCGACATGCGGATCGATGCGCTCGATCACTTCGCCGTCGAGCTCCATAACCATACGCAACACGCCGTGCGCCGCCGGATGCTGCGGACCGAAGTTGATCGTGTAGTTGGAAATTACCTCGTCGCCAGTAGTGGGCGACTGTTCAAGCTGTACGCTCATGACTTGTCACCCTTCTTCGGCTTGGCCTTAGCGACCGTCTTTGGCTTCGCAGCCTTCTTCGCCGCCGCCTTCTTGGCCGGAACCTTCTTGGCCGGCGCTTTGGCGCTTACTTTCTTGGCAGCTTTCGCATCAGTCTTAGCCCCTGCGCCGCTCTGCTTTGGCTTGTCGGTCGTCTTGGGTTTGTCGACTTCAGGCGCGCCTTCAGCCTTTTCATCGCCCGGGAGCACATATTCTGCGCCTTCCCACGGGCTCATGAAATCGAACTGACGCAGATCTTGTGCAAGTTCGACCGGCTCATAGACGACGCGCTTGTGCTCTTCGGAATAACGCAGTTCAGTGTAACCGGTGAGCGGGAAGTCCTTGCGGAAAGGGTGCCCCTCAAAGCCGTAATCGGTGAGAATCCGGCGCAGATCGGTGTTGCCATCAAACAGCACGCCATACATGTCGAACACTTCGCGTTCGAGCCAACCAGCATTGGGCCATAGGCGCGTCGCTGTCGGAACGGCAGTTGCCTCATCGGTCGAAACCTTGAGCATCAAGCGGTGGTTCTTCGTCAGCGACAGCAGCATGTAAACGACTTCAAACCGCTCACCGCGCTCTGGGTAATCGGCGCCAGCGATTTCCATCAACTGCTGATATTCGTGATCATCGCGCAAGATACGCAGCACATCTTCGATATCGTCGCGCCTGATGTTGAGGATCAGCTCGCCATTGGCCTCATGTGCACCAAGCATCATGTCACCAAACGCCTTACCAAGCGTCTTCATCACGCCATCGTGTGGCGCGCTCTTGGGGGCGGAATGTAGGACTGTAGCCATCTTAACGCTCAATCGTCCCGCTGCGGCGGATTTTGCGCTGCAACTGCATCACGCCGTAAAGCAACGCTTCGGCAGTTGGCGGGCAACCCGGAACATAGATGTCGACCGGCACAATCCGGTCACAGCCGCGCACCACGGAATAGCTATAATGGTAATAGCCGCCGCCATTGGCGCAGCTGCCCATCGAAATCACATATTTCGGTTCCGACATCTGGTCGTAAACCTTGCGCAGGGCCGGTGCCATTTTGTTGCACAGCGTACCGGCGACAATCATCACATCGGACTGACGCGGGCTAGCGCGCGGGGCGATGCCGAACCGTTCCATATCGTAACGCGGCATGTTCACATGGATCATCTCAACCGCGCAGCAAGCGAGGCCGAACGTCATCCACCACAGCGAACCGGTGCGCGCCCACTGGAACAAATCTTCGGTGCTGGTGACGAGGAAACCCTTGTCATTCACCTCGGTCTGCATCGCCTTGAAGTAATCCGCATCGGGATGAAGCACCTGCCCCGCTTCCGCAGTCGGCATCGCTTCTGGCACGCGGATGGTGTTTTCATTTAATCCCATTCGAGCGCTCCCTTTTTCCACTCATACGCAAGGCCGATGGACAAGATGGTCAAAAACACCATCATGCCGCCCCAACCCTGCCAACCGGTGATGTCTAGACTGACAGCCCAAGGGAACAGAAACGCAGCTTCGAGATCGAAAATAATGAACGAAATCGCGACGAGATAAAACCGGACGTCGAACCGGCTGCGTGAATCTTCAAAAGCGGGGAAGCCGCATTCAAATTCGCTGTTCTTTTCAGCATTCGGACTGTGCGTCCCGGTCAGGCGAGAAACGCCCATCGGCAGGAATACGAACAACGCGGACAATCCCACTGCAATGAACAGGAAAATCAGGATCGGTAGATATTCAGCTAGATAGTCCAAAGGGATGACTCGCAAGCGCTTGAGGGATTTGTCAGCGCACTAGTCCCCAGATGGGGCCTGCGCAAGGGGATGACGGGCCAAAATTACCCGTCATCCGCCTGTTTTTGCGGCAAGCTGGCGATCAGGCTTTTTTCAACTGCGTCGCCAGCGCCTTTTCAGTCGCCTTTCCATAGGGTGGTTTCAAACCTGCGAGGCCTGCCACGTCGAACTTCGACTGGGTGTAGACAGAGCGCGTATGGCTGAATTCGCGGAAACCTTCTGGGCCGTGATACGAACCCATTCCCGATGGACCAACACCGCCGAATGGCATGTCTTCCATCGAGATGTGAAAGATCACGTCATTGACTGTCACGCCGCCGGAAATGGTCTTCTTCAAGACCTTCTCGCGTTCGCTATCGTCGCTGCCAAAGTAATAGAGTCCCAGCGGTCGGTCGTTTTCGTTCACATAGTCAACCGCATCGTCGACTGCCTTGTAAGTCTTTACTGGCAGAACAGGCCCGAAGATTTCCTCTTCCATCGCCATCATGTCGTCGCTCACATTGCGGATAATCGTCAAAGGCATCTTGCGGGAGTTGGTATTAGAGAAATCCTCATCACCCGGATTCACCTCGATCACTTCCGCGCCCTTGTCACGGGCATCTTTGACCATGTCTTGCAACCGGTCGAAATGACGGTCTGTAACGATCGAAGTGTAGTCATCATTGTCGAGCAGGGTCGGATACATGTTGCGTGCGGCTAGCTCGACAGCTGCCACTGCGCCTTCCTCTAGTTCTTCCGGTACCATCATGTAATCGGGCGCAAGGCAGATTTGGCCAGCGTTAAGCATCTTGCCGATGGCGATGCGCTCACCCGCTTTCTCAAGGTCAGCGCTTCGCCCTAGAACCACAGGGGACTTGCCGCCGAGTTCCAGCGTGACGGGGACGAGGTTCTTTGCGGCTGCTTCCATGACCTTGCGGCCCGTGGCGGTCGATCCGGTGAACACCAGATGGTCGAAAGCGAGACTGGAGAATTCCTGTGCGACTTCGGGACTGCCAGTGAAGACGGCCACTTCCTCGTCGGAGAAATACTTCTCGACCAGTTCCTTGGTCAGTTCACTGGTGTTTTCAGTAAACTCGCTTGGCTTGATCATCGCCCGGTTACCGGCAGCAAAAATCTGCATCAGCGGACCGAATGCGAGGTTCACAGGGAAATTCCATGGGCTGAGGATGCCGATCACACCCTTTGGCTCGAAGCGAACTTCGGCCTTTGCGCCCATTAGGCCGAGCGGGAATTGTACCTTGCGTTTTTCCGGCTTGGACCATTTGTCGACATGCTTGAGGCAGTATTTGCCGAAGTTCACCGTGCTGGCGATGTCGGTAATCATGCTTTGCGGCACACTGCGATTCCCGAAGTCTTCATTCATCGCGTCACAAAGCGCGTCACGGTTGTCGAGCAACAGAGCAATGGTGCGCTTGATCCGGTCCTTGCGTTCGGAGATTGCTTCAGGCCGGGCGGCCGTGAAGGCCTTGCGTTGTTTGTCGAGGGCCTGCTGCATATCGCTCGCTGGGGGACTTGCGTCGGTCATTATGTGTCTCTCCGGTTTTGATTTGCTACCTTATGCGACCAACGGTGAAGTGAACGCAAGTTTCCCGAGCCCTCACGGTTCGCCGCAAACCGCTCCATTGCCAATACCGCAGCGCAGCATTACGTAACATCTGAACTTTTTCACCAAGCGAGAGCACCACCCATGACCGCATTTTCCTCCGCCGATCCGATCGTCATCCTCAGCTATGCGCGCACGCCGATGGGCAGCATGCAGGGTGCCTTGTCCGATGCATCGGCAACTGATCTTGGCGCGACTGCAGTCAAGGCCGCGGTCGAGCGTGCCGGGATCGATGGCGGCGACACAGACCGAGTATATATGGGCTGCGTCCTGCCCGCTGGTTTGGGTCAGGCCCCAGCCCGCCAGGCTGCGATCAAGGCTGGCCTGCCCAAGAGCGTGCAAGCGACAACTGTGAACAAGGTTTGCGGCTCCGGCATGCAGACGGTCATCATGGGCGCAGAGGCTCTGGCCAGCGGTACCGTTGATATGGTCGTCGCGGGCGGCATGGAGAGTATGACAAACGCGCCTTATCTGCTGAAGAAGCACCGCTCCGGCGCGCGAATTGGCCATGACACCGCCTATGACCACATGTTCCTCGACGGCCTCGAAGACGCCTATGAAGAAGGCCGCGCGATGGGCACTTTCGCCCAGGATACGGCCAATGATTATCAACTAACGCGCGAAAGCATGGACGAATATTCCATCGAAAGTTTGCGCCGCGCCAATGCGGCCATCGATAGCGGCGCCTTTGCTGGTGAAGTTGTTCCAGTAACGATCACGAGCCGCCGCGGGGAAACAGTGGTCGATACCGACGAAGCGCCAGGCCGCGGCAAGCCCGACAAAATTCCGACA comes from Altererythrobacter sp. ZODW24 and encodes:
- the nuoK gene encoding NADH-quinone oxidoreductase subunit NuoK, which encodes MIGIEHYVVVSSILFVLGVLGIFLNRKNVIVILMAIELILLAVNINLVAFSAFLGDLTGQVFAMFVLTVAAAEAAIGLAILVIYFRGRGTIAVDDVNQMKG
- a CDS encoding NADH-quinone oxidoreductase subunit J yields the protein MILTFAFYMFATFVIASGVLTIMSRNPVHSVLWLILAFFNAAGLMVLVGAEFIAMLLVIVYVGAVAVLFLFVVMMLDIDFAEMRAGFIKNFPLGILIAAILLAELVLGIGAYQAGSLSLGTPDGAAPELIGRSNIESIGGLLYGKYLFLFETAGIILLVAMIGAIVLTHRDRVSNVPDRAHQNISKQNQRRPQDATVNTQPEIGKGIKL
- the nuoI gene encoding NADH-quinone oxidoreductase subunit NuoI produces the protein MSTVAHLIKSFTLWEFLKAHALTLKYFFKPKVTINYPFEKNPLSPRFRGEHVLRRYPNGEERCIACKLCEAVCPAQAITIESEPREDGSRRTTRYDIDMTKCIYCGFCQEACPVDAVVEGPNFEYATETREELLYDKAKLLANGDKWERAIAANLEADAPYR
- the nuoH gene encoding NADH-quinone oxidoreductase subunit NuoH, with translation MTEFFVNIGMSYEAAWFTATIAGILLIALPLMLSVAMIIYVDRKVWAAINLRRGPNVVGPFGVLQSFADGLKVFLQETIIPSAANKGLFLIAPILTFSVALLAWAVIPFSETAVLANINVGLLYVLAISSLSVYGVVIAGWASNSKYPFFSAMRAAAQMISYEVSIGFILVCVVLFAGSFNLNEIVLAQKGNIFGFLNGFVFHPLLFPLWVMFFISSLAETARVPFDLTEAESELVAGYQTEYSSMSFALFWLGEYANILLMCVLNAILFFGGWLPPVDWEPLYAVPGIIWLLGKTFFFFFLFSWVMATVPRYRYDQLMRLGWKVFLPMSIFFIVVISGYLMATGHFKP
- the nuoG gene encoding NADH-quinone oxidoreductase subunit NuoG produces the protein MPKVTVDGQEIEVPAGATVLQAAELAGKEIPRFCYHERLSIAGNCRMCLVEVKPGPPKPQASCALPATEGQEIRTDSAMVKKAREGVMELLLINHPLDCPICDQGGECDLQDQAVAYGRGSSRYDENKRAVTEKYMGPLIKTIMTRCIHCTRCVRFSEEVAGVDEIGALYRGESMQITTYLEQAAEHELSANVIDLCPVGALTSRPYAYEARPWELKKTLSIDVTDAVGANIRIDSRSGEVMRVLPRINDDVNEEWISDKTRYQVDGLTRRRLDKVFIRKSGKLVEAGWDDAFKAIAKIKAGKSVAAIAGDMVDCETMFAAKSLLSAMGSKLLESRQTGMKYDVSNLAAVNFNTTFAEIETADAILIVGSQIRHEAPLVNVRIRKAVKRGAKVFVVGPEWDTTYPATFLGEDLSVLGKLPKAAADAFKGAERPAIILGGAGLANGALAPALALAEKFKLVGDGWNGFNVLHFSAARMGGLMLGYAQKGGIADIVAKKPKLLFSLGADEMDFAQFGDALKVYIGHHGDKGAHAADIILPAAAYTEKDGTYVNTEGRVQYAEKAVFGPGDAREDWTILRALADAVGVEVGFDSFAELRAKMIKAVPDLGVEGLANYGALPAADKKAKAEGSIAGYPIADFYLTNPIARSSPTMQRCSAELVHGEDFAEAAE
- the nuoF gene encoding NADH-quinone oxidoreductase subunit NuoF, with product MALADKDRIFTNLYGFQDWGLKAAQKRGDWDKTKDLISKGHDSIIDEMKVSGLRGRGGAGFPTGMKWSFMPKESKDGRPSFLVINADESEPGSCKDREIIRHDPHKLIEGALVAGYAMRARAAYIYIRGEYIREAETLQAAIDEAYAAGLLGKNAAKSGYDFDVYMHRGAGAYICGEETAMIESLEGKKGQPRLKPPFPAGAGLYGCPTTVNNVESIAVVPTILRRGASWFSSFGREGNHGTKLFQISGHVEKPCVVEEEMGIPFKELIEKHCGGITGGWDNLLAVIPGGSSVPLVPADEIMNAPMDFDGLKEVGSGLGTAAVIVMDKSTDIVRAISRLSYFYKHESCGQCTPCREGTGWMWRVMERLREGDAEIAEIDMLYEVTKQVEGHTICALGDAAAWPIQGLIKHFRPEMERRITERDAEYAEAAE